Proteins from one Leptospira meyeri genomic window:
- a CDS encoding energy transducer TonB, translated as MQSFTLYLQYKLRRFGLFRASLFASVGLHLFCYLIYFILTLPSSAAFQETSMEDMDVSFEEIPPELIGGTSSPAPVEKQEWVEGSNKDAEEKPDNSDLNPNQLSGNGTDKDGYLFSFNGDRPPTPIIDFDLKSYFPEAAKAANISQKTVVVMVQVDEHGVLQGVKIVSGRAGYGFDEAAIRIIQRARFSPGYDKGKPTRMAHRLPISFDLEED; from the coding sequence ATGCAATCATTTACACTATATCTGCAATACAAACTGAGACGGTTCGGACTCTTTCGTGCCAGTCTCTTTGCCTCTGTTGGATTGCATTTATTTTGTTATTTGATTTATTTTATACTCACACTTCCCAGTAGTGCTGCCTTCCAAGAAACTTCTATGGAAGATATGGATGTTTCCTTTGAAGAAATCCCTCCAGAACTTATTGGAGGAACTTCAAGTCCCGCACCCGTGGAAAAACAAGAATGGGTGGAAGGATCAAACAAAGATGCGGAAGAAAAACCTGACAATTCTGACTTAAATCCCAACCAACTCTCAGGTAATGGAACGGATAAAGATGGGTATTTATTTTCTTTTAATGGAGATCGCCCTCCCACACCCATCATTGACTTTGATTTAAAATCATATTTTCCCGAAGCTGCTAAGGCTGCAAACATCAGCCAAAAGACTGTGGTGGTGATGGTGCAAGTGGACGAACACGGTGTTCTCCAAGGTGTCAAAATTGTTTCCGGTAGAGCCGGTTATGGATTTGATGAAGCGGCCATTCGCATCATCCAAAGAGCCCGTTTTTCTCCTGGTTATGACAAAGGGAAACCAACTCGGATGGCCCACCGACTACCGATCAGTTTTGATTTAGAAGAGGACTGA
- a CDS encoding MotA/TolQ/ExbB proton channel family protein yields MQDFVDLGEKIIFLVMLFASILAIAVFIERLIVYKRNFNKESESLLDSLTLLIRHRDLKGTEKLLETHPMENSYTRFMHFVLEREKENHKGLEELMEGKILKEKLGLEERLPILNTLGNNTPFIGLLGTVLGVIKAFYGLGTLGNSGAEVVMRSISTALLATAAGLAVAIPVVMANNYFTRKMKLIIGHLEILSKEIHASFITSGKHNQSSSSTPNIHH; encoded by the coding sequence ATGCAAGATTTCGTAGACCTTGGGGAAAAAATCATCTTCCTCGTTATGTTATTTGCGAGCATTCTCGCAATTGCCGTATTCATCGAAAGGTTAATTGTCTATAAACGTAATTTTAACAAAGAATCAGAGTCACTTCTCGATTCACTCACTCTTCTCATCCGCCACAGAGACTTAAAAGGGACGGAAAAACTCCTAGAAACCCATCCTATGGAAAATTCTTATACTCGATTCATGCATTTTGTTTTGGAAAGGGAAAAGGAAAACCACAAAGGTCTCGAAGAGTTGATGGAAGGGAAAATTTTAAAAGAAAAATTAGGTTTGGAAGAAAGACTTCCCATCCTCAACACTCTTGGAAACAACACTCCCTTCATCGGACTTTTGGGAACCGTTCTTGGTGTGATCAAAGCGTTTTATGGCCTCGGAACTCTTGGAAATTCAGGAGCGGAAGTGGTGATGCGGAGTATCTCCACTGCCCTACTCGCTACGGCTGCAGGTCTTGCTGTTGCAATTCCAGTAGTTATGGCAAATAACTATTTCACTCGTAAAATGAAACTCATCATTGGCCACTTAGAAATTCTTTCAAAGGAAATCCACGCAAGTTTTATCACGAGTGGAAAACACAACCAATCCTCTAGTTCTACACCGAATATCCACCACTAG
- a CDS encoding efflux RND transporter permease subunit, with translation MSIASFSIKRPIFISSLVIIMVITGFISLKRIGVDLFPDINIPFVVVSTVYPGAGPEEIETSISKPLEEELSSISGLKRITSRNQEGISMVFAEFSLTTDIKYAEQQVRDKTARVKPLFPDSSKEPLVQRFDPSDQPIMRISLFADLPEGELYDLAKEKIKTKLEQVNNVGAVKIIGGSRREIHIELDRNKINSYQVPAIAIGNQIKNSGVNIPAGKVEGGDKETSFRTVAKYESLSQIENTVVSFGGEFGRGVLVKDLGQVKDTLQDRQTLGMLYAPISAEEHEEPSLIGKLLFKYDAPKKERIQKTALFLDVYKQSGANTVEVADGILGKIDTINAQIKDLKGAPKVILIRDGSKWIRANIEDVTIAIILGILLAVIVVYLFLGNVRSTLITGMALPNSMLGAFIIMYAMGFTMNVMTLLALSLAVGLLVDDAIVVRENIFRKLEEGESVIVAARKGTEEVTLAVIGTSLTVIAVFLPIGFLSGIVGQFFKQFGLTVVFAMIISLFDGLTVAPMLSAYFAGKTDIHKKKNIVLRNFDKFQDFLDKMYGIIMKFALKKPWAVILLTFLTLVTSIFSLAFVKKTFLPANDQGEFMVNVEMAPGTSLQGTAEVVKEIQNAIIQTVPELELLATVVGNSDGESNIATIGVALLPSEYRKRTTGDVKDQIREYLKQYPQARPKVNDYSAIGGGVQYPFNLNLKGENLKDLEAYSFKVMEELRKIPDLTDVDTTYRTGKPEFQVVPNRAKMQTVGVVAGVMGAELRYHIEGGEVAKYLENGIEYDVRLRLKEDQRNLRKSFYETRVPNIQNRLIPLNAIADGKESSSPARIIREDRSRVVPINANLAPGGAIASASDAATKILKEKLPPPPGITYTFVGQSEDFKELLQNIVLAFGMALIFIYLVLASLYESFITPITILFAIPPAISGAFFALALTGEMLNLFSMIGLILLMGLVAKNSILLVDHAMLAMREHGMTRDEAIFDAGSKRLRPILMTSLAMIAGTLPIALGIGEASKSRTAMGIAIIGGLVLSTLITLIVVPAVFGYIDRIREKIEGAFRPDYEIRPEDLED, from the coding sequence ATGAGTATTGCTTCCTTTTCAATCAAACGCCCCATTTTCATTTCCTCGTTAGTCATCATTATGGTGATCACAGGATTTATTTCCTTAAAACGAATCGGTGTTGACCTCTTCCCCGACATCAACATCCCCTTTGTCGTGGTTTCGACTGTGTATCCTGGGGCAGGGCCTGAGGAAATCGAAACTTCCATTTCCAAACCCTTGGAAGAGGAACTCAGTTCCATCTCTGGTTTGAAACGAATCACCTCAAGAAACCAAGAAGGGATTTCGATGGTGTTTGCAGAATTCAGTTTAACCACGGATATCAAATATGCGGAACAACAGGTTCGGGATAAAACCGCGCGAGTCAAACCGCTATTTCCTGATTCCTCCAAAGAACCTCTGGTCCAAAGGTTTGATCCATCTGACCAACCCATCATGAGGATTTCTCTTTTTGCGGACTTACCTGAAGGGGAACTCTATGATTTGGCAAAAGAAAAAATCAAAACCAAACTCGAGCAGGTGAATAACGTTGGTGCGGTAAAAATCATTGGGGGTTCTCGTCGTGAGATCCACATTGAACTTGATCGTAACAAAATCAATTCCTACCAAGTTCCGGCCATTGCCATTGGGAACCAGATCAAAAATTCAGGTGTCAATATCCCAGCCGGAAAAGTAGAAGGTGGAGATAAAGAAACTTCGTTTCGAACAGTCGCTAAGTATGAATCCTTATCTCAAATTGAAAACACAGTTGTTTCCTTTGGGGGAGAGTTTGGGCGAGGGGTTTTAGTAAAAGACCTTGGCCAAGTGAAGGACACGCTCCAGGACCGCCAAACATTGGGTATGTTGTATGCACCAATCAGTGCCGAAGAACATGAAGAACCTTCTCTCATCGGGAAGTTATTATTCAAATACGATGCACCCAAAAAAGAAAGAATTCAAAAAACAGCTCTCTTCTTGGATGTGTACAAACAATCCGGTGCCAACACGGTCGAAGTGGCTGACGGGATTCTCGGAAAAATTGATACCATCAATGCACAAATCAAAGACCTTAAAGGGGCACCAAAGGTCATTCTGATTCGGGACGGATCTAAATGGATTCGGGCCAATATTGAAGATGTGACTATTGCGATCATCCTTGGGATTTTACTTGCTGTCATAGTAGTTTATCTCTTTCTCGGGAACGTACGTTCTACACTGATCACTGGAATGGCACTTCCTAACTCTATGTTAGGTGCCTTCATCATTATGTATGCAATGGGTTTTACCATGAACGTAATGACCTTACTTGCATTATCCCTTGCTGTCGGATTACTCGTGGATGATGCCATTGTGGTTCGTGAAAATATTTTCCGTAAACTAGAAGAAGGGGAGTCGGTGATTGTTGCGGCAAGGAAAGGAACAGAAGAAGTAACACTTGCCGTCATTGGAACCTCCTTAACCGTGATAGCAGTTTTTTTACCCATTGGATTTTTATCAGGAATTGTAGGTCAGTTTTTTAAACAGTTTGGACTCACCGTTGTATTTGCGATGATCATTTCACTTTTTGATGGTTTGACCGTTGCACCGATGTTATCCGCCTATTTTGCGGGGAAAACGGATATCCATAAAAAGAAAAATATTGTCCTTCGTAACTTTGATAAGTTCCAAGATTTTTTGGACAAAATGTACGGAATTATTATGAAATTTGCCCTCAAAAAACCTTGGGCAGTCATTTTGTTAACATTTCTTACATTGGTCACTAGTATTTTTTCGCTAGCTTTTGTGAAAAAGACCTTCTTACCAGCAAACGACCAAGGTGAATTTATGGTCAATGTGGAGATGGCTCCGGGGACTTCCTTACAAGGGACAGCAGAAGTAGTGAAAGAAATTCAAAACGCCATCATTCAAACGGTTCCCGAGTTGGAACTTTTGGCAACAGTTGTGGGTAATAGTGATGGTGAATCCAATATTGCAACCATTGGAGTGGCTCTTCTTCCTTCCGAATACCGCAAACGCACCACGGGTGATGTCAAAGACCAAATCCGCGAATATCTGAAACAATACCCACAAGCCAGACCGAAAGTGAACGATTATTCGGCGATTGGTGGTGGAGTTCAGTATCCATTCAACTTAAACCTGAAGGGCGAAAACTTAAAAGACTTAGAAGCATATTCCTTCAAAGTTATGGAAGAGTTACGAAAAATTCCGGATCTTACAGATGTGGACACAACGTACAGAACAGGGAAACCAGAATTCCAAGTGGTACCAAACCGTGCCAAAATGCAAACCGTTGGGGTTGTGGCAGGTGTCATGGGAGCCGAACTTCGTTATCATATCGAAGGTGGAGAAGTGGCCAAGTATTTGGAAAATGGAATTGAATATGATGTAAGACTTCGTTTGAAAGAAGACCAACGAAATTTACGTAAGTCTTTCTATGAAACGAGAGTTCCCAATATCCAAAACCGACTCATTCCACTGAATGCGATTGCGGATGGAAAGGAAAGTAGCTCTCCTGCAAGGATCATTCGGGAAGACCGGTCTCGGGTGGTTCCGATCAATGCGAACTTAGCACCAGGGGGAGCCATTGCCTCAGCATCAGATGCAGCCACAAAAATCTTAAAAGAAAAACTTCCGCCACCACCAGGAATCACTTATACCTTTGTAGGACAATCGGAAGACTTTAAAGAACTTTTGCAAAACATTGTCCTTGCCTTTGGGATGGCTCTTATCTTCATCTATCTGGTGTTAGCTTCTCTTTATGAGTCTTTTATCACACCAATCACAATTCTTTTTGCGATCCCTCCAGCCATTTCGGGAGCCTTCTTTGCTCTGGCTCTAACTGGCGAGATGTTAAATTTATTCAGTATGATTGGACTCATTCTTCTTATGGGACTTGTGGCTAAAAACTCCATTCTTCTTGTGGACCATGCAATGCTTGCCATGAGAGAACATGGAATGACTCGGGATGAAGCGATCTTCGACGCCGGATCAAAACGACTTCGCCCTATTCTTATGACTTCTCTTGCGATGATTGCAGGAACTTTGCCGATTGCTTTGGGAATCGGAGAGGCCTCCAAATCAAGAACTGCTATGGGGATTGCCATCATTGGGGGGCTTGTTTTATCCACACTCATCACTCTCATTGTGGTGCCTGCAGTGTTTGGATACATTGACCGCATCCGCGAAAAAATTGAAGGTGCTTTCCGCCCTGATTATGAAATTCGACCTGAGGATTTAGAGGACTAA
- a CDS encoding PilZ domain-containing protein, which translates to MSSERRIYKRISEKVHLTYRVIQSGAGSSQFLPKDKGEGDSQDISEGGLLFRTKEPMPLGTRLELELRFPDVKYVLYPKAKVVRLEEFGEGAFYEVGLEFNQMFDDDQKLLLEHISRLAV; encoded by the coding sequence ATGTCCAGCGAACGCCGAATCTACAAACGAATCTCCGAAAAAGTACATCTCACCTACCGAGTGATCCAATCGGGAGCCGGTTCTTCTCAGTTTTTACCAAAAGACAAAGGAGAAGGGGATTCCCAAGACATTTCTGAAGGGGGACTTTTGTTTCGAACCAAAGAACCAATGCCCCTCGGAACTCGTTTGGAACTAGAATTAAGATTCCCTGATGTGAAGTACGTTTTATATCCAAAAGCAAAAGTCGTACGATTGGAAGAATTTGGAGAAGGAGCTTTTTATGAAGTTGGCCTTGAATTCAACCAAATGTTTGACGATGACCAAAAACTTTTGTTGGAACATATCAGTCGACTAGCAGTATAA
- a CDS encoding sensor histidine kinase: MLQRLFRFFRGIPLEPISLLAVYSEIISKLYFLGFAYCLAYIQSVYLEWNAPDQTNCILSAIQLVLSIILVLTSFFYRRFFGFAPIIVRLTFFLLVLVEIETGFHDPTIPYFDPRNWLTITALLATSSFFYPGLVWQYILEWSIVLLIYILRVYFTNHTVIPIETWREMSTIFPLFLVAFFLNHWWFRTRYIAAYRGMLLEEKRRTFFQDIHDSLGSQLTDLVLLAQKLEKKSDEITDDQLQKLRQLSESALQSLRNQVQEEDQRDLIQESLLDGLKLLVKKRYKLVGRTINLKWESIGEETMIKIPDPEVAHHILQFFKEVTTNDLRHGNGTSEWKIDRTPDHLVFQFATELEKPEGKEKSSEFYSNKQGWNESGIGERGLHQRIKSLNGDLQIIESPYQIHMKLPMSLFHI; encoded by the coding sequence ATGTTGCAAAGGTTGTTTCGTTTTTTTCGTGGGATTCCTCTCGAACCGATTTCTCTTCTAGCCGTTTATTCCGAGATCATCAGCAAATTGTATTTTCTTGGATTCGCCTATTGTTTGGCGTACATCCAAAGTGTGTATTTGGAATGGAACGCTCCAGACCAAACCAATTGTATTTTATCTGCTATCCAACTCGTTCTAAGTATCATTCTAGTTTTGACCTCTTTTTTTTATAGGAGGTTTTTTGGTTTTGCTCCCATCATCGTCCGTCTGACTTTTTTTCTTTTGGTGTTGGTAGAAATTGAAACTGGATTTCATGACCCAACGATTCCCTATTTTGATCCTAGAAATTGGTTAACGATCACAGCTTTACTTGCAACATCGTCTTTCTTTTATCCAGGCCTTGTTTGGCAGTACATTTTAGAATGGTCCATTGTACTTTTGATTTATATCCTTAGGGTATACTTTACAAACCACACAGTCATACCGATCGAAACCTGGAGAGAGATGTCCACCATCTTCCCTTTGTTTCTCGTGGCCTTTTTTTTAAACCATTGGTGGTTTCGTACTCGATACATCGCTGCATATCGCGGGATGTTACTCGAAGAAAAACGTAGAACTTTTTTCCAAGACATCCATGATAGTTTAGGTTCTCAATTAACTGATTTAGTTTTACTTGCCCAAAAGTTGGAAAAAAAATCGGATGAGATCACGGATGACCAATTACAAAAATTAAGACAACTTTCAGAATCAGCACTTCAGTCCTTACGCAACCAAGTCCAAGAAGAAGACCAAAGAGATTTGATCCAAGAATCTTTGTTAGACGGATTGAAGCTATTAGTCAAAAAACGATACAAACTTGTAGGTCGAACAATCAATTTAAAATGGGAGTCCATAGGAGAAGAAACGATGATTAAAATCCCCGACCCAGAGGTAGCTCATCATATCCTACAATTCTTCAAAGAAGTGACAACCAATGACTTACGACATGGAAATGGGACTTCTGAATGGAAGATCGATAGAACACCGGATCATTTGGTATTCCAATTTGCCACAGAACTTGAAAAGCCAGAAGGAAAAGAAAAGAGTTCGGAGTTTTATTCAAACAAACAAGGATGGAATGAATCAGGAATTGGCGAACGAGGCCTTCACCAAAGAATCAAATCTCTGAATGGCGACCTTCAAATAATTGAATCACCATACCAAATTCATATGAAACTTCCTATGAGTTTATTTCATATATGA
- a CDS encoding response regulator transcription factor: protein MKSISIGIIEDNLDFLQSLCAVLKLNSHLNLVTWNSAEDFWANGQSKEWDLLILDIGLPGMSGIDVLKTYHTLESRKSLVISSLQTDDAIFSALRNGASGYIWKSELDSLPETIQTILDGGSVISPSIAAKVLLSFRKPQTHTDSFIVGVEVLTPRERQILELIVEGDNPSQIASLFGTTVGTVRQQIKAIYKKLQVNTRVQMLKKARQFGIF, encoded by the coding sequence ATGAAATCTATTTCCATCGGTATCATCGAAGACAATTTAGATTTTTTACAATCTTTATGTGCTGTCTTAAAACTAAATTCTCATCTAAATTTAGTCACTTGGAATTCAGCTGAAGATTTTTGGGCCAATGGACAATCAAAAGAATGGGACTTGCTCATTTTGGATATTGGACTTCCCGGTATGAGTGGGATTGATGTACTCAAAACTTATCATACATTGGAATCAAGAAAGAGCCTCGTGATTTCATCCTTACAAACGGATGACGCTATCTTTTCGGCCCTTCGGAATGGAGCTTCTGGTTATATTTGGAAATCAGAGTTGGACTCTCTTCCTGAGACCATACAAACCATTTTGGATGGAGGGAGTGTGATTTCCCCTTCGATTGCCGCAAAAGTGTTGTTAAGTTTTCGAAAACCCCAGACTCATACCGATTCATTCATTGTTGGGGTTGAAGTCTTGACTCCTAGAGAAAGACAAATTTTGGAACTGATTGTAGAAGGGGACAACCCTAGCCAAATCGCTTCTTTGTTTGGGACAACGGTTGGAACCGTCCGCCAACAAATCAAAGCCATATATAAAAAACTCCAAGTGAACACTCGGGTCCAAATGCTAAAAAAAGCCCGTCAGTTTGGAATTTTTTAA
- a CDS encoding DUF4105 domain-containing protein, whose product MERDWLVLLHYQTSKWKKTYKSLADGPSFFLSADGLTNPTSELKAHLDFFQKPKEDLIKMECKFPARFHWIRKRFGFPIDPTWEQDCPKWPEFKNQMRAKSVSVIFASFHPEHPASLFGHTMLKFNEEKSNGVVSEDLILNYAATVPGNIDPISFVIYGLAGGFHGSFEIQKYLYKIHEYNEFENRNLWEFKLNLNQEEVNQLTRHLWEMSQNHFDYYFLDENCSFRILTLLEVARPSLRLTDRISVMLLPTESLKILSNQTGLIDQIQFRPSIIERYRHKYGYLTSSEKTILDQMVDGKMDSVFELDSVRRTLLFDIYIDHLVIHKIKAYGKMEIKDQELYAEAEQKRGDIQVLNSLPEYFQIEKLSNPLLSHAPSQVTMAHGNSTNGGYSEIQYRPVLRDFTDSYLGYSPYNQISFLRMNARFYEDTKQTVIQEFHVLEMTSLNPIGQKIWKPSWRLDLGVKSLYTEKNYTKSIAEYYGYVSGGYGVAWEPFYPFFRHQFVLFSFLDFRADQSPIWGRGYRLGGVSSTGLLIRIYESFGLIFSGDYRSSFAGERGNFPEFVSQINWTLLENVSLELKYKQIQTKELDWNEYQAGLKIFF is encoded by the coding sequence TTGGAAAGAGATTGGCTAGTTCTCCTTCATTACCAAACTTCCAAATGGAAAAAGACATATAAAAGTCTGGCTGATGGACCTTCCTTTTTTTTATCTGCTGACGGTCTTACCAATCCAACCTCTGAATTAAAAGCTCATTTGGATTTCTTTCAAAAACCAAAAGAAGATTTAATCAAAATGGAATGCAAATTCCCTGCTAGGTTTCATTGGATTCGAAAACGTTTCGGATTTCCTATTGATCCAACTTGGGAACAAGATTGTCCGAAGTGGCCTGAGTTTAAGAACCAAATGCGAGCAAAATCAGTTTCGGTAATTTTTGCATCTTTTCATCCAGAACATCCTGCTTCCTTATTTGGGCATACGATGCTCAAATTTAATGAAGAAAAATCAAATGGAGTTGTTTCCGAAGATTTGATCTTGAATTATGCGGCAACAGTCCCTGGAAACATCGATCCAATTTCTTTTGTGATTTATGGGCTTGCCGGTGGATTTCATGGATCATTTGAAATTCAAAAGTACCTATATAAAATTCATGAGTACAATGAATTTGAAAACAGAAATCTTTGGGAATTCAAACTCAACTTAAACCAAGAAGAAGTGAATCAATTGACTCGTCATCTTTGGGAGATGTCGCAAAATCATTTTGATTATTATTTTTTAGATGAAAATTGTTCTTTCCGCATTTTGACTCTTCTTGAAGTAGCAAGACCAAGTCTCAGACTTACAGATCGAATTTCCGTGATGTTACTGCCAACAGAAAGTTTGAAAATTCTTTCCAATCAAACGGGACTCATTGACCAAATTCAGTTTAGACCTTCTATCATCGAAAGATACAGGCACAAATATGGTTATTTAACTTCTTCAGAAAAAACCATTTTAGACCAAATGGTAGATGGGAAGATGGATTCAGTCTTTGAGTTAGACTCAGTTCGAAGGACTCTTCTTTTTGATATTTATATCGACCATCTAGTCATTCATAAAATTAAAGCATATGGAAAGATGGAAATCAAAGACCAAGAGTTATATGCAGAAGCGGAACAAAAAAGAGGAGACATACAGGTTTTAAATTCGTTACCAGAATATTTCCAAATTGAAAAATTGTCCAATCCGCTTCTCAGCCATGCACCATCACAAGTGACAATGGCCCATGGAAATTCGACAAATGGAGGTTATAGCGAAATCCAATACCGGCCAGTACTCCGAGATTTTACGGATTCTTATTTAGGGTATTCTCCGTACAATCAAATTTCGTTTTTAAGAATGAATGCACGTTTCTACGAAGATACAAAACAAACCGTAATTCAAGAGTTTCACGTTTTGGAAATGACTTCATTAAACCCAATTGGACAGAAAATTTGGAAACCCTCTTGGCGTTTGGATTTAGGCGTTAAGTCACTTTATACGGAGAAAAACTATACAAAATCCATTGCAGAATACTACGGTTATGTGAGTGGAGGTTATGGGGTTGCCTGGGAGCCATTTTATCCTTTTTTCAGGCATCAATTTGTTTTGTTTTCATTTTTGGATTTTAGGGCAGATCAATCTCCTATTTGGGGTAGGGGTTATCGTTTAGGAGGTGTGAGTAGCACAGGTCTTCTCATTCGTATCTATGAGTCTTTTGGATTGATTTTTTCAGGAGACTACCGGTCTTCCTTTGCGGGAGAAAGAGGGAACTTCCCTGAATTTGTCTCTCAAATCAATTGGACATTATTAGAAAATGTATCATTGGAATTAAAATACAAACAAATCCAAACAAAAGAATTGGATTGGAATGAATACCAAGCAGGATTAAAAATTTTCTTCTAA
- the meaB gene encoding methylmalonyl Co-A mutase-associated GTPase MeaB: MKTPNEDIGNKKEDADVTNPKSALSVNPGVADAPAISPYIRDQRKTLSRKEISAEELAAGILSGNRTHLSKAITLVESNLDAHNDKAQAILELVMPKVGNSIRIGITGVPGVGKSTFIESFGSYLLEQNHKLAVLAIDPSSQRTKGSILGDKTRMEILSKSENAFIRPSPSSGSLGGVARKTRESMYLCEAAGFDTIIIETVGVGQSETQVHSMVDFFLLLMLAGAGDELQGIKRGIMEMADLIAINKADGQNEPFAKRARVEYESALHLFPAPESKWTPRATTCSGIGGKGIDEIWKLVLDYISTTKANGYYAKNRDNQTRMWFEETLREVVLEQFFMRPGKKEAILESETKLMSGQSTLLKEIKRLMD, translated from the coding sequence ATGAAAACACCAAACGAGGACATTGGCAACAAGAAAGAGGACGCGGATGTAACAAATCCAAAATCGGCACTGTCAGTCAACCCAGGTGTCGCCGATGCCCCCGCCATTTCTCCCTACATTCGTGACCAAAGAAAAACCCTTAGTCGCAAAGAAATCTCAGCAGAGGAATTAGCAGCCGGCATTCTTTCAGGAAACCGCACTCACCTCTCCAAAGCAATCACTCTTGTCGAAAGCAATTTAGATGCACATAATGACAAAGCCCAAGCCATCTTGGAACTAGTGATGCCAAAAGTAGGAAACTCCATCCGCATTGGAATCACTGGGGTTCCCGGTGTTGGGAAGTCTACCTTTATCGAAAGTTTTGGAAGTTACCTTCTCGAGCAAAATCATAAACTGGCAGTCCTTGCCATTGATCCTAGTAGTCAGCGGACCAAAGGTTCTATCCTTGGCGATAAAACTAGGATGGAAATTCTTTCAAAATCAGAAAATGCTTTTATACGTCCATCACCTAGCAGTGGTTCGCTTGGAGGGGTTGCTAGAAAAACAAGAGAGTCCATGTATCTCTGTGAGGCAGCAGGATTTGATACCATCATCATAGAAACAGTGGGTGTGGGACAATCCGAAACTCAAGTACACTCTATGGTCGATTTCTTTTTACTCCTCATGCTAGCCGGTGCTGGTGACGAACTCCAAGGAATCAAACGTGGGATTATGGAGATGGCTGACCTCATTGCCATCAATAAAGCCGACGGACAGAATGAACCCTTTGCCAAACGTGCCAGAGTTGAATATGAATCTGCCCTCCACCTTTTCCCAGCCCCCGAATCCAAATGGACACCCCGGGCGACCACTTGCAGTGGGATTGGAGGAAAAGGAATCGATGAAATCTGGAAGTTGGTTTTAGATTATATCTCCACTACAAAAGCAAACGGGTATTATGCGAAAAATAGAGATAACCAGACCCGGATGTGGTTTGAAGAAACTCTCAGAGAAGTAGTTTTGGAACAGTTTTTTATGCGCCCAGGGAAAAAAGAGGCCATCCTAGAATCGGAAACAAAACTGATGTCCGGCCAGTCTACACTCTTAAAAGAAATCAAACGATTGATGGACTGA